A stretch of Rhinopithecus roxellana isolate Shanxi Qingling chromosome 12, ASM756505v1, whole genome shotgun sequence DNA encodes these proteins:
- the MAG gene encoding myelin-associated glycoprotein, with the protein MIFLTALPLFWIMISASRGGHWGAWMPSSISAFEGTCVSIPCRFDFPDELRPAVVHGVWYFNSPYPKNYPPVVFKSRTQVVHESFQGRSRLLGDLGLRNCTLLLSNVSPELGGKYYFRGDLGGYNQYTFSEHSVLDIINTPNIVVPPEVVAGTEVEVSCMVPDNCPELRPELSWLGHEGLGEPAVLGRLREDEGTWVQVSLLHFVPTREANGHRLGCQASFPNTTLQFEGYASLDVKYPPVIVEMNSSVEAIEGSHVSLLCGADSNPPPLLTWMRDGTVLREAVAESLLLELEEVTPAEDGVYACLAENAYGQDNRTVGLSVMYAPWKPTVNATVVAVEGETVSILCSTQSNPDPILTIFKEKQILATVIYESELQLELPAVSPEDDGEYWCVAENQYGQRATAFNLSVEFAPVLLLESHCAAARDTVQCLCVVKSNPEPSVAFELPSRNVTVNDSEREFVYSERSGLVLTSILTLRAQAQAPPRVICTARNLYGAKSLELPFQGAHRLMWAKIGPVGAVVAFAILIAIVCYITQTRRKKNVTESPSFSAGDNPPVLFSSDFRISGAPEKYESERRLGSERRLLGLRGEPPELDLSYSHSDLGKRPTKDSYTLTEELAEYAEIRVK; encoded by the exons ATGATATTCCTCACGGCACTGCCTCTCTTCTGGATTATGATTTCAG CCTCCCGAGGGGGTCACTGGGGTGCCTGGATGCCCTCGTCCATCTCGGCCTTCGAAGGCACTTGCGTCTCCATCCCCTGTCGCTTTGACTTCCCGGATGAGCTGCGGCCTGCCGTGGTGCATGGTGTCTGGTACTTCAATAGCCCCTACCCCAAGAACTACCCTCCGGTGGTCTTCAAGTCGCGCACCCAAGTTGTCCACGAGAGCTTCCAGGGCCGCAGCCGCCTCCTGGGGGACCTGGGCCTGCGCAACTGCACCCTCCTGCTCAGCAACGTCAGCCCCGAGCTGGGCGGGAAGTACTATTTCCGTGGGGACCTGGGCGGCTACAACCAGTACACCTTCTCAGAGCACAGCGTCCTGGACATCATCA ACACCCCCAACATCGTGGTGCCCCCAGAGGTGGTGGCAGGCACGGAAGTGGAGGTCAGCTGCATGGTGCCGGACAACTGCCCAGAGCTGCGCCCTGAGCTGAGCTGGCTGGGCCACGAGGGGCTGGGGGAGCCCGCTGTGCTGGGCCGGCTGCGAGAGGACGAGGGCACCTGGGTGCAGGTGTCGCTGCTGCACTTCGTGCCCACGAGGGAGGCCAACGGCCACCGGCTGGGCTGCCAGGCCTCCTTCCCCAACACCACCCTGCAGTTCGAAGGCTACGCCAGCCTGGACGTCAAGT ACCCCCCGGTGATTGTGGAGATGAACTCCTCGGTGGAAGCCATCGAGGGCTCCCACGTGAGCCTGCTCTGTGGGGCTGACAGCAACCCGCCGCCGCTGCTGACCTGGATGCGGGACGGGACGGTGCTCCGGGAGGCCGTGGCCGAGAGCCTGCTCCTGGAGCTGGAGGAGGTGACCCCCGCCGAGGACGGCGTCTACGCCTGCCTGGCCGAGAATGCCTACGGCCAGGACAACCGCACCGTGGGGCTCAGTGTCATGT ATGCACCCTGGAAGCCGACGGTGAACGCGACAGTGGTGGCCGTAGAGGGGGAGACGGTCTCTATCTTGTGCTCTACACAGAGCAACCCGGACCCTATTCTCACCATCTTCAAGGAGAAGCAGATCCTGGCCACAGTCATCTACGAGAGCGAGCTGCAGCTGGAGCTGCCGGCCGTGTCGCCCGAGGATGATGGAGAGTACTGGTGCGTGGCTGAGAACCAGTATGGCCAGAGGGCCACTGCCTTCAACCTGTCTGTGGAGT TCGCTCCTGTGCTCCTCCTGGAGTCCCACTGTGCGGCAGCCCGAGACACGGTGCAGTGCCTGTGCGTGGTGAAGTCCAACCCGGAGCCATCCGTGGCCTTTGAGCTGCCGTCGCGCAACGTGACCGTGAACGACAGCGAGCGGGAGTTCGTGTACTCGGAGCGCAGTGGCCTGGTGCTCACCAGCATCCTTACGCTGCGGGCGCAGGCCCAGGCCCCGCCCCGTGTCATCTGCACCGCGAGGAACCTCTATGGCGCCAAGAGCCTGGAGCTGCCCTTCCAGGGAGCCC ATCGACTGATGTGGGCCAAGATCGGGCCTGTGGGCGCTGTGGTCGCCTTTGCCATCCTGATTGCCATCGTCTGCTACATTACCCAGACACGCAGGAA AAAGAACGTGACAGAGAGCCCCAGCTTCTCGGCAGGGGACAACCCTCCCGTCCTGTTCAGCAGTGACTTCCGCATCTCTGGGGCACCAGAGAAGTACGAG